GTAGAAATGTGCGGACCGGGGTAGCAACTTTTGCCGACCACACGGGTCCACCGACTAAAATGATGGCATATTGGTTTAACTCAGGCCATGAATTGGTTAGTTCAGGTAAGTGTCCACTAGCTAGTTGCTGATTAGCAACATCGGCAGTGGCGAACATATCGCTAGGAAAAGTGTCTGGCGCAACAGTGAGTTCAATCCGGGTTGCCGCTGTGAGTTGTTGCAATTGAGCCGCCATTGCGGCTGTTGTTTGCGACCATGAATAATCAACAATCAATACTTTTTTTGACATATTGAGCACTCCTTTATCACTTGATTGCCTCTAGCATACAGGGTTACAGTAAGTTGAAGGCAAGGCTTTTTGCTAAAATAATCTCGATTATTTAGCAGCAGTCAGTAAGGCGGTCATCATGGACGCCAAAAGTCAGGATGGATCGGTTAATGAAAAAACGGCAGTCATGCTCAAACACAGCGTGACTGCCGATTCAGATTAATGTGTGCAAACAGCTGGATTGTCGGCTCATTTTTAATGTTGCGCGTCTTTCTTAGCTTGATCGACTAAAATACTATCGACCACGTCTTGCATGCTCACTTTTGCGAGTCGTGCTTCCGCTGCTGTCTGCGCATCTTGATAATATTGTTGGAGCACATTTTGAATATTGCCACCGACGATACATTCAGGATTGGTCTTTGGGTCAACAGCAAACAGGGCCTTATCACCTTCAATGGCATAAAAAATAGTCAAAAGTGAGATGTCACTTAGGGGTTTGGCTAAAGCGGGCTGGGCCGTTCCCGGCGTCGTGGTAATCAAGCCGGCCCGGCGTAACTTACTCATCAGTCGGCGAACGACCACGGGACTGGTCTCGATACTACTGGCAATCAAGTCACTGGTTAACTTGGCTTGGTCATAGATTTTGATAAATGCTAGCAGGTGAATCGAATCACTAAAACGAGTTGACACACGCATCTATAGTTCCTCCTGTAACTTAATTAATTACCGTGATTATAAACTAAGCAGATTATTAAAGCAATTATCAAGTGAGTATCAACTTATCATGTAACTTTTTAACGATAATTATCGCTTATTAGGATAAAATCGGTTATGATGATGGTACTAAATTGAGCAGTTACTGCAAAAGGAGCCAAATCAACATGAGTGAGCTTGAAACTATCCAGGCATATTATGCCGCTTCATTGAGTAAGGATGGTCAAATTACGAAAACCCAACAAAAAATACTCGCAGCGGCTTTAGCGTTATTTGCTGACAAAGGGTATGAAGAAGTCGGGACCCGTGAAATTGCCGACCGTGCTGGCGTGGCTGAAGGCACTCTTTTTCATAATTTTACGAATAAAAATGGGATTCTCGCCGCCATTATACAGCCAATTGTGAAGCAGGTCTTACCGGCCATGTTGAATGCTTTAGATCAAGCGGTACTAGACAGTGAAAAACAAACGCTAGATGCCTTTGTACTGGCATTAGTGTCTGACCGAGTTGCTTTTATTGAACAGAATCGCGCGTCGCTAGCGGTGGTTTTATCGCAATTTTTTAATAATGCGGCTGATCGTGCTGCCGTCATGGGCATGGTATCACCGGCGATTCTAACGCAAGCCAATCAAGTGATGGATCAATTAAAAGCTACCGGTGAATTGGTCGATTGGCCAAACCATATGATCTTACAGTTGTTGTTTTCAACGTTAGGCGGGTACATGGTGGAAGAGGTCTTATATCCAACCTTGAATCGGATGGCAACCGCCGCTAAGATTACGTACCTCAGCGATTTCTTAGTAAACGGATTGAGTCCGCGACGGATGCCTTTACATGTTGATGAGCCGGGGTTTGATTGAGTTTAGGAACGCCAAAAAAATAAGTGAAAACAGTTGACTAATTTTTCAATGATGATATACTACTTATTGGAATTAAAGCGAGCGCTCAATTGAATAGTAACGGGTGTTAGCTGTTGAGGATCACACAGTAGTCCACAACCTGAATTCTAAACCAATAGAAGAGAGGGTTTCATAATGAAACTAGCAAAAACGAAGGACCGTTCAGCGATGGTGGCCACCAAAGGTAGTACGGGGGTTCATTCAACTGGGACCGATAGTAAGAGCTTGGACGAAGTGAATGGGAGTGTTCGGGTCCCGAAAAATGCCAACTTTTGGCGCACATTAGTTGCATATACGGGCCCGGGCGCACTGGTAGCAGTTGGTTACATGGATCCAGGGAACTGGATTACATCAATTGCTGGGGGTTCACAATATAAGTACGCATTGCTATCCGTTATCTTGTTATCAAGTTTAATTGCCATGTTATTGCAAGCAATGGCAGCACGGTTAGGAATTGTCACCGGAAAAGATCTAGCTCAATTGACACGTGAACGAACGTCAAAAGGGATGGGAATCTTCCTCTGGGTTATTACTGAATTAGCGATTATGGCAACGGATGTGGCCGAAATCATTGGTTCTGGGATTGCCTTAAAGTTGTTATTCGGCTTCCCCCTAATTGTGGGGATCCTGATAACAACGGCTGACGTTTTAATCTTGTTGTTGTTGATGAAGCTTGGTTTCCGAAAGATTGAAGCAATTGTTGCAACCTTGGTTGCCGTTATCTTATTTGTTTTCT
This region of Lactobacillus sp. CBA3605 genomic DNA includes:
- a CDS encoding flavodoxin, whose product is MSKKVLIVDYSWSQTTAAMAAQLQQLTAATRIELTVAPDTFPSDMFATADVANQQLASGHLPELTNSWPELNQYAIILVGGPVWSAKVATPVRTFLQQLTTYSGTVAPFYTDAGTPGNYEADFASLLPTATVVPGIGLTASALQTAAQPLTTWWQTLLSELK
- a CDS encoding Rrf2 family transcriptional regulator; the protein is MRVSTRFSDSIHLLAFIKIYDQAKLTSDLIASSIETSPVVVRRLMSKLRRAGLITTTPGTAQPALAKPLSDISLLTIFYAIEGDKALFAVDPKTNPECIVGGNIQNVLQQYYQDAQTAAEARLAKVSMQDVVDSILVDQAKKDAQH
- a CDS encoding TetR/AcrR family transcriptional regulator, with the translated sequence MSELETIQAYYAASLSKDGQITKTQQKILAAALALFADKGYEEVGTREIADRAGVAEGTLFHNFTNKNGILAAIIQPIVKQVLPAMLNALDQAVLDSEKQTLDAFVLALVSDRVAFIEQNRASLAVVLSQFFNNAADRAAVMGMVSPAILTQANQVMDQLKATGELVDWPNHMILQLLFSTLGGYMVEEVLYPTLNRMATAAKITYLSDFLVNGLSPRRMPLHVDEPGFD